A region of Cellulophaga sp. RHA19 DNA encodes the following proteins:
- a CDS encoding DsbA family oxidoreductase, whose translation MNKKIKIDVVSDVVCPWCAIGYKRLEQAINELNIEDKIELEWQPFELNPNMPAEGQDVEEHITEKYGSTPEQQQESQERMTDFGAELNFKFDYFKGMRMANTFDAHVLLDYAKKQGKQTALKMRLMNAFFGERKDVSNRDILKKELETVGLNTTEAFALLDNEELRTKVRSEEDYWKSLGVNSVPTVVFNRKSALTGAQPVSVYKQVLTELLQS comes from the coding sequence ATGAATAAAAAAATAAAGATTGATGTTGTTTCTGATGTTGTTTGTCCTTGGTGCGCCATTGGTTACAAACGCTTAGAACAAGCCATAAATGAACTTAATATAGAAGATAAGATAGAGCTAGAATGGCAACCGTTTGAGTTAAACCCAAATATGCCTGCTGAAGGTCAGGATGTAGAAGAACATATTACAGAAAAATATGGTTCTACTCCAGAACAGCAACAAGAGTCACAGGAGCGTATGACAGATTTTGGCGCTGAACTTAATTTTAAGTTTGATTATTTTAAAGGTATGCGTATGGCAAATACGTTTGACGCCCACGTTTTATTAGACTACGCTAAAAAACAAGGCAAACAAACAGCGCTAAAAATGCGATTAATGAATGCTTTTTTTGGTGAACGTAAAGATGTATCTAACAGAGATATTCTAAAAAAAGAACTTGAAACTGTTGGTTTAAATACTACAGAAGCTTTTGCTTTATTAGATAATGAAGAACTAAGAACCAAAGTTAGATCTGAAGAAGATTATTGGAAAAGTTTAGGTGTAAACTCTGTACCAACAGTTGTTTTTAACCGTAAAAGTGCATTAACCGGCGCACAACCTGTAAGTGTGTACAAGCAAGTATTAACGGAATTATTACAATCTTAA
- a CDS encoding EthD family reductase, with amino-acid sequence MIKVSVMYPNGKDVKFNTEYYKTKHLPMIVDALGSALKGLELDLGIASRVPGEPAPYVAIAHLKFDDIASFKASFGPHSENFAADVKNYSNVQGKLQISELVTF; translated from the coding sequence ATGATAAAAGTATCTGTAATGTACCCTAATGGTAAAGACGTTAAGTTTAATACTGAGTATTATAAAACTAAACATTTACCAATGATAGTAGACGCTCTTGGTAGTGCATTAAAAGGATTAGAATTAGACTTAGGAATAGCCAGTAGAGTTCCCGGAGAACCTGCTCCTTATGTAGCTATTGCACATTTAAAGTTTGATGATATTGCTTCTTTTAAAGCATCTTTTGGTCCACATTCTGAAAACTTTGCAGCAGATGTAAAAAACTACAGCAATGTACAAGGAAAATTACAAATTAGTGAACTAGTTACATTTTAA
- a CDS encoding carboxymuconolactone decarboxylase family protein, translating to MTTLKVHNMESAPEAAKPLLEASNKAYGMIPGLHGVLAAAPGLLKAYQELHQLFTETSFNNDELTVVWQTINVEHACHYCVPAHTGIAKMMKVDDAIIDALRDETPLADAKLEALRTMTLAITRNRGNVSKEDLEAFYAAGYGEQQVLEIILGLSQKVISNYTNHIANTPVDDAFKKFAWSKK from the coding sequence ATGACAACTTTAAAAGTACACAATATGGAATCTGCACCAGAAGCAGCAAAACCATTACTAGAGGCATCTAACAAAGCATACGGAATGATTCCTGGTTTACACGGTGTTTTAGCGGCTGCTCCCGGCCTACTAAAAGCCTACCAAGAGTTACACCAATTATTTACAGAGACATCTTTTAATAATGATGAACTTACTGTTGTATGGCAAACAATTAACGTAGAACACGCTTGTCATTACTGTGTTCCTGCACATACAGGTATAGCAAAAATGATGAAGGTTGATGATGCCATTATTGATGCTCTACGTGATGAAACCCCTCTTGCTGATGCTAAATTAGAAGCATTACGTACAATGACTTTAGCTATAACGCGTAACCGTGGTAATGTTTCTAAAGAAGATTTAGAAGCTTTTTATGCTGCTGGATATGGTGAGCAACAAGTATTAGAAATTATTTTAGGTCTGTCTCAAAAAGTAATTAGCAACTACACAAATCATATTGCTAATACTCCGGTAGATGATGCATTCAAAAAATTTGCTTGGTCTAAAAAATAA
- a CDS encoding TetR/AcrR family transcriptional regulator: MARKKQYNEEEVIKKAMGLFWRNGYEATSVRMLEKEMGINQFSIYSSFKNKQGVFLESVKYYKIQINTIKEKLKTSNNGVIGLKQYFYDFIEFSSEGNLRKGCLVTNTVNEIKQDAEPEVMTELKKFANEIRDLFVSNLKQDDKKKKTLIQEQADYLMNTLLGLSISSKVFTKKQLENIIEVTFTNL; this comes from the coding sequence ATGGCACGTAAAAAACAATATAACGAAGAAGAAGTAATAAAAAAAGCAATGGGTCTTTTCTGGCGTAATGGCTATGAGGCTACTTCTGTTCGTATGTTAGAAAAAGAAATGGGTATTAACCAATTCTCTATTTACTCTAGTTTTAAAAATAAACAAGGAGTGTTTTTAGAAAGTGTAAAATATTATAAAATTCAAATAAATACCATTAAAGAGAAGCTAAAAACATCTAACAACGGTGTTATTGGTCTTAAGCAATATTTTTATGATTTTATTGAGTTTTCATCAGAAGGTAATTTGCGCAAAGGTTGCTTAGTAACTAATACTGTTAATGAGATTAAACAAGACGCCGAACCTGAAGTAATGACAGAGCTCAAAAAATTTGCAAATGAAATAAGAGATTTATTTGTAAGTAATTTAAAACAGGACGACAAAAAGAAAAAAACTTTAATACAAGAGCAAGCAGATTATCTAATGAATACTCTTTTAGGATTATCTATCTCATCTAAAGTATTTACAAAAAAACAATTAGAAAATATAATAGAAGTTACATTTACAAACCTGTAA
- a CDS encoding phosphatase PAP2 family protein, which produces MRLGFILLLLFCSINSFAQQLNKPTDSTTIWKTFKYDANSSWRGIKHSVTRPLHWKGKDFAKFGSLFVGTAIISAADRQTSDFFINQEPHLPHAVKEFGFYFAKPQYYFALNAGVYGVGLFTKNEQVRKTGVLIISSSITAGYLQIMARSAFGRARPYSGKDPYTFKPFEGTEEYFSFPSGHTVLGMTVAHSVAKQFDNTWAKIGIYTVGSVPAISRMVNGSHWLSDVAFGAAFSIFVVDGIDKFLFKEKLYDYPIKPKLVTWNLKFSGSQIGIVGTF; this is translated from the coding sequence ATGCGTTTAGGTTTTATACTACTATTACTTTTTTGTTCTATAAATAGCTTTGCACAACAGCTAAACAAACCTACAGATAGTACTACTATTTGGAAAACATTTAAGTATGATGCTAACTCATCTTGGAGAGGTATAAAACACTCTGTTACTAGACCGTTACACTGGAAAGGTAAAGATTTTGCAAAGTTTGGTAGTTTATTTGTTGGTACTGCTATTATCTCTGCTGCCGACAGACAAACAAGCGATTTTTTTATAAATCAAGAACCACACTTACCACACGCTGTAAAAGAATTTGGTTTTTACTTTGCCAAGCCACAATACTATTTTGCGTTAAATGCAGGTGTTTATGGTGTTGGCTTATTTACTAAAAACGAACAAGTACGTAAAACAGGTGTTTTAATAATATCATCTTCTATTACTGCTGGATATTTACAAATTATGGCACGTTCTGCTTTTGGGCGTGCAAGGCCATATTCTGGTAAAGACCCATATACTTTTAAACCTTTTGAGGGTACAGAAGAATACTTTTCTTTTCCATCTGGACATACCGTTTTAGGGATGACGGTAGCACATTCTGTTGCTAAACAGTTTGATAATACTTGGGCAAAAATTGGTATTTATACTGTTGGTAGTGTGCCAGCAATTTCTAGAATGGTCAATGGATCTCATTGGCTAAGTGATGTTGCCTTTGGTGCTGCTTTTAGCATTTTTGTTGTAGATGGTATTGATAAATTTTTGTTTAAAGAAAAGTTATATGACTACCCAATTAAACCAAAACTAGTTACTTGGAATTTAAAATTTTCTGGTAGTCAAATTGGTATTGTAGGTACTTTTTAA